A region from the Manihot esculenta cultivar AM560-2 chromosome 13, M.esculenta_v8, whole genome shotgun sequence genome encodes:
- the LOC110629167 gene encoding U-box domain-containing protein 2-like, with product MREEEADDDASTVSSGRDEEQEAWNLRNQTLILQLSESLINGDLQTQIQAAKDIRKLVRKSSAKTRSKFAAAGVIQPLVFMLLSSNFDARQASLLALLNLAVRNQRNKVQIVTAGAIPPLVQLLKFQNGSLRELAAAAILTLSAAEPNKPIIAASGAAPLLVQILNSGSVQGKVDAVTALHNLLSCTENSHPIADAKAVSPLIKLLKDCKKYSKFAEKATALLELVSNSEEGQIAISDTDGGILTLVEIVEDGSLVSMEHAVGALLSLCQSNRDKYRELILNEGAIPGLLRLTVEGTSEAQEKARMLLDLLRDTPEKKKLASSVLERIVYDIAAQVDGSDKAAETAKRLLQDMVQRSMQLSLDRIQRSATSFTPPEISST from the exons ATGAGAGAGGAAGAAGCTGATGATGATGCATCAACAGTGTCCAGTGGAAGAGACGAAGAACAAGAGGCATGGAACCTCAGGAACCAAACCCTAATCCTCCAACTTTCAGAAAGCCTTATCAACGGTGATCTCCAAACCCAAATTCAAGCTGCCAAAGATATCAGAAAGCTCGTCAGAAAATCTTCCGCTAAGACTCGCTCCAAATTCGCCGCCGCAGGTGTCATTCAGCCTCTCGTTTTCATGCTTCTCTCTTCTAACTTCGACGCCCGTCAGGCCTCTCTTCTCGCTCTCCTCAATCTCGCCGTCAGAAATCAACG AAACAAGGTCCAGATAGTAACTGCTGGTGCCATTCCCCCACTTGTGCAACTGCTTAAGTTCCAGAATGGTAGTTTAAGGGAATTAGCAGCTGCTGCAATTTTAACACTATCAGCTGCTGAACCTAACAAGCCAATCATTGCAGCTTCAGGAGCTGCACCTCTTCTGGTTCAGATTCTAAACTCTGGCAGCGTTCAAGGGAAAGTTGATGCTGTGACAGCTCTACACAACCTCTTATCCTGCACTGAGAATTCTCATCCGATTGCGGATGCTAAAGCAGTTTCCCCTCTGATTAAACTCCTTAAAGATTGCAAGAAATATTCAAAGTTTGCTGAGAAAGCAACTGCTCTACTTGAACTTGTTTCCAACTCTGAAGAAGGGCAAATTGCAATCTCAGATACAGATGGTGGGATTTTAACTCTAGTGGAGATAGTTGAAGATGGATCACTTGTTAGCATGGAACACGCCGTTGGAGCTTTACTCTCTTTGTGCCAGAGCAACCGAGACAAATACAGAGAACTCATTCTTAACGAAGGGGCAATTCCAGGGCTTCTGCGACTAACTGTAGAAGGAACCTCTGAAGCTCAAGAAAAAGCTCGAATGCTCCTAGACTTGCTTAGAGATACCCCAGAGAAAAAGAAATTAGCCTCCTCAGTATTGGAGAGAATTGTTTATGACATTGCTGCACAAGTTGATGGCTCTGATAAAGCAGCTGAAACTGCCAAGAGACTGCTACAGGACATGGTTCAAAGAAGTATGCAGCTCAGCCTTGACCGGATCCAGCGTAGCGCCACATCTTTTACACCACCCGAGATTTCATCCACATGA